Proteins from a genomic interval of Paenibacillus sp. FSL R5-0623:
- a CDS encoding YIP1 family protein — translation MKQDFIKFPLHLIFHPIDAFWDLKSDNRGRLLVAFAALVLTIIMMILQKQYAGFLVNYIDPRTINSIIEIATVAIPFFLWCTANWAVTTLMEGEGKFREIVLATGYSLIPVILIYAPMIVISRFMVQEETAFYYLFNSIAFFWFVLLLFIGMMTVHQYTVIKTIITMVLTLIVMGIIVFLGALVFSMLQQLYEFGYNIYRELIFRT, via the coding sequence GTGAAGCAGGATTTCATTAAGTTTCCGCTGCATCTCATTTTTCACCCCATTGATGCATTCTGGGACCTCAAGTCGGATAACCGAGGACGGCTACTCGTTGCTTTTGCAGCGCTCGTGCTCACCATCATCATGATGATTTTGCAGAAGCAGTATGCAGGATTTCTCGTCAATTACATCGATCCTCGTACGATTAACAGCATCATCGAGATAGCCACAGTTGCTATCCCGTTCTTTCTATGGTGCACAGCCAATTGGGCAGTAACGACCTTGATGGAAGGGGAAGGGAAATTCAGAGAAATCGTTCTGGCGACAGGATACTCGCTCATTCCGGTTATTCTGATCTATGCCCCGATGATCGTGATCAGCCGCTTCATGGTGCAGGAGGAGACTGCTTTTTATTATCTTTTTAATAGCATCGCGTTCTTCTGGTTTGTGTTGCTTCTGTTCATTGGCATGATGACGGTTCACCAGTACACCGTGATTAAAACAATCATTACGATGGTGCTAACACTCATTGTGATGGGCATTATCGTATTCCTTGGTGCCCTCGTCTTCAGCATGCTGCAACAGTTGTACGAATTCGGTTATAACATCTACCGTGAGTTGATTTTCCGGACCTAA
- a CDS encoding MFS transporter, with protein sequence MKKIIFPGIALIAVCYAFGRFGYGLFMPEISEALQLNDAASGAINSGTYIAYCLSLLTAPLLINRKGHHYVIQLAGISAVLGLTGIALAQNAWVLTFSIFLAGLSTGWASPALGNTVNAELAPELQARGNSWINTGTSFGIVISGPLYWLFTDYWRLTYILFAVIGVVVLLWNRRVIPPTKTLPCTKSLWACMKPTRPGSALLMACLLTGFSSAIYWTFARNFLTDEKGASDSEAVLFWIVMGVMGILGGCAGRIIERFEIGWSYRMGILLLAISLGVILLPSMTASLISAIIFGSTYIFLTSVFIVWATRLFSPNVSIGISLAFLALGIGQFLGSSMAGYTIEVFSNTTAFLAFAVLGLFGLLIRVK encoded by the coding sequence ATGAAAAAAATTATCTTTCCAGGCATTGCACTAATCGCTGTATGTTATGCATTCGGGCGATTCGGTTATGGACTGTTTATGCCGGAAATTTCGGAAGCTTTACAATTAAATGATGCAGCCTCTGGCGCGATTAACTCAGGAACGTATATTGCCTACTGTCTGTCCCTTCTAACTGCACCACTGTTGATTAATCGCAAGGGACATCATTATGTCATTCAATTGGCAGGAATCAGCGCAGTGCTCGGATTAACCGGCATTGCCCTGGCTCAGAATGCATGGGTTCTTACATTTAGTATATTTCTAGCAGGTTTGAGTACAGGCTGGGCCTCTCCAGCCCTCGGTAACACGGTTAATGCCGAGCTTGCTCCCGAGCTACAAGCAAGAGGCAACAGCTGGATTAACACAGGGACCAGCTTCGGGATTGTAATATCAGGTCCACTTTACTGGCTGTTCACGGATTACTGGCGTCTAACCTACATCCTGTTTGCTGTGATCGGTGTTGTTGTTCTGCTGTGGAACAGACGTGTTATTCCACCTACGAAGACACTGCCTTGTACCAAGTCTCTCTGGGCATGTATGAAACCAACCAGACCAGGATCCGCTCTGCTCATGGCTTGTCTGTTGACAGGTTTCAGTTCTGCAATCTACTGGACCTTTGCCCGCAACTTCCTCACAGACGAGAAAGGGGCCTCCGATTCGGAAGCCGTGTTGTTCTGGATTGTGATGGGGGTTATGGGGATACTCGGTGGATGCGCCGGTCGCATTATTGAACGGTTCGAGATTGGGTGGTCCTACCGAATGGGCATACTTTTATTGGCGATCTCACTGGGGGTAATCCTTCTTCCATCCATGACTGCAAGTCTCATCTCTGCGATCATATTTGGCAGCACGTATATTTTCCTGACCAGTGTATTTATTGTTTGGGCGACGAGACTATTCAGTCCAAATGTGTCCATCGGAATTAGCCTTGCCTTTCTCGCGCTGGGTATTGGACAATTCCTTGGCTCATCCATGGCAGGTTATACGATCGAAGTGTTTTCCAATACAACGGCATTTCTGGCCTTTGCTGTACTCGGCCTGTTTGGATTGTTAATTCGGGTGAAATAA
- a CDS encoding TetR/AcrR family transcriptional regulator → MSSKKEMLLNVAEELFYLHGFHSIGLKRIITDAGIAIMTLYNHFESKDDLIVQVLLRREQRYLEQLRQYADNKAQPMFFNLAEGHATWLKEHESRGCLFLRAKEEFGGYTDHIIVQTVNAHKRHMRTLIQTLAPAASDRDLLRFSLLLEGSTALAETENVNDVCRELIHMTQTSFK, encoded by the coding sequence ATGAGCAGCAAAAAGGAAATGCTTTTGAACGTGGCTGAAGAATTGTTCTACCTTCACGGTTTCCATTCCATCGGTTTGAAGCGGATTATCACGGATGCTGGGATCGCGATTATGACGCTATACAATCATTTTGAGTCGAAGGATGATCTCATCGTCCAGGTTCTCCTGCGGCGCGAACAGCGTTATTTGGAACAACTCCGGCAATATGCAGACAATAAAGCACAACCCATGTTCTTCAATCTGGCTGAAGGACATGCAACCTGGCTGAAGGAACACGAATCAAGAGGGTGCTTATTTCTACGCGCCAAAGAAGAATTCGGAGGTTATACAGATCATATCATCGTCCAGACAGTGAATGCCCATAAAAGACATATGAGAACGTTAATCCAAACATTGGCGCCTGCTGCAAGTGATCGAGATCTATTGCGATTCTCCCTGTTGCTGGAGGGTTCCACGGCACTTGCTGAGACAGAAAATGTAAATGACGTCTGCCGTGAACTGATCCATATGACGCAAACCAGTTTCAAATAA
- a CDS encoding DUF5696 domain-containing protein produces the protein MNKRQRLYTVLAGGAAVIMIAAGLLYINNRGVPAVEAAAYLDTTTQAMPVTEEPLQFLDDSSQGVPGMQLVAEDQGLALYYNEETTEIAVRDGKSGEIWYSNPKERDGDSLASAYEKEVLSSQLNVSFRDAMGTLENFPNFSSSISNKQFTVGQIDQGIRVNYTLGDTSLGIDALPKLISKQRLEEKVLSKLDATVARYTSARYYPTKNNPDILERLDGQISKQLVLNKMLGAFETAGYTADDLAFDNQENGVEGGGVSDKPSFVIPVEYRLDQGALVVTVPLSQVQESGQYRIRNVDLLAYFGAADTKGKGYMLVPDGSGSLIHLNNGKTQEEQYVQRVYGADPNDNSLSRPQVSESAYMPVFGLKNGENAWFAVIEKGDGIASISADIGGRQNSYNHVHATFSLRGEDELEMYTSQKMQEIQLLGEEPFRGDIQVRYHFLHGEDASYSGMARLYQQQLIEQDVLKPLVEQTELPFYVDVLGAVDKEGSFLGVPYRSTLAMTTYEQATEMAAKLQQEGVNRVQMRYQGWFGGGISHHMPTQVKLDSEVGSRSELQALSAKLEQSGGALFPDVAFQHIYHDDMRFAPSSDAARFVTKETAELYPYNPALNRMDQSRDSYYLLSAAKLPYVVGEFADKYNQLDLGGLSLRDLGQVLTSDYRDSRVIHRETAKHIVKEQLGQLEQSYPNLMISAANSYAWGSAQHVVNVPAGSSRFNITDEEVPFYAMVIHGYMNYAASPMNTSGDQDLRKQLLRSLELGAAPYFQWTYEPSSRLKLTNYDSAYATEYSYWVDDAVALYKQANEVLGELENERILKHERIQDGVVRITYTGGTSILVNYNVDSVTVGGTTVGGTDYVVEGVSR, from the coding sequence GTGAACAAAAGGCAACGACTATATACGGTGCTGGCTGGTGGTGCAGCTGTAATCATGATTGCAGCCGGGCTGCTGTATATAAACAACAGGGGGGTTCCTGCCGTGGAAGCCGCGGCTTATCTGGATACAACAACCCAGGCCATGCCCGTCACGGAGGAACCGTTACAATTCCTTGACGACTCTTCGCAGGGGGTGCCTGGTATGCAACTGGTCGCCGAAGATCAGGGATTGGCCCTGTACTACAACGAGGAGACAACAGAAATCGCAGTACGTGACGGAAAAAGTGGAGAGATCTGGTATAGCAACCCGAAAGAACGGGATGGGGACAGTCTCGCTTCCGCATATGAAAAAGAAGTGCTGTCCTCCCAGCTGAACGTGTCTTTCCGGGATGCGATGGGCACACTGGAGAACTTCCCGAATTTCAGTTCCAGCATCAGCAACAAGCAATTCACTGTGGGGCAGATCGATCAGGGAATTCGGGTGAACTATACGCTTGGTGATACGTCGCTTGGCATTGACGCACTGCCGAAGTTGATTAGCAAGCAGCGCCTGGAGGAGAAAGTGCTCTCCAAACTGGATGCTACTGTCGCTAGATACACATCTGCCCGTTATTATCCAACCAAGAACAATCCGGATATCCTGGAGCGGCTGGATGGACAGATCTCGAAGCAGCTTGTGTTGAACAAGATGTTGGGAGCCTTTGAGACGGCGGGTTACACGGCGGACGATCTGGCTTTTGACAATCAGGAGAACGGGGTCGAAGGCGGAGGTGTATCGGATAAACCCAGCTTCGTGATTCCTGTGGAATACCGGCTGGATCAGGGCGCACTTGTCGTAACCGTTCCTTTGAGTCAAGTTCAGGAAAGTGGGCAATACCGCATTCGGAATGTTGATTTGCTCGCTTACTTTGGTGCTGCGGATACGAAGGGTAAGGGCTACATGCTCGTACCTGACGGTTCAGGCAGTCTGATCCACCTGAACAACGGGAAAACCCAGGAAGAACAGTATGTACAGCGAGTATACGGCGCAGACCCCAATGATAACTCGCTTAGTCGTCCTCAGGTTAGTGAATCCGCGTATATGCCTGTGTTTGGTCTGAAGAACGGGGAGAATGCCTGGTTTGCGGTGATTGAAAAAGGGGACGGCATTGCCAGTATCTCTGCGGATATTGGAGGCAGGCAGAACAGTTACAACCACGTGCATGCGACCTTCTCCTTGCGGGGTGAGGATGAACTGGAGATGTACACCTCGCAGAAAATGCAGGAGATCCAGCTGCTTGGCGAAGAGCCTTTCCGTGGAGATATCCAGGTGCGTTATCATTTCCTTCATGGAGAAGATGCCAGTTACTCAGGTATGGCCCGCCTGTATCAACAGCAGTTAATAGAGCAGGATGTACTGAAGCCGCTCGTAGAACAGACGGAGTTGCCGTTCTATGTAGATGTACTTGGTGCGGTGGATAAAGAGGGTTCGTTCCTGGGCGTGCCATATCGTTCCACTTTAGCTATGACCACGTACGAACAGGCTACTGAAATGGCGGCGAAGTTGCAGCAGGAAGGTGTAAACCGCGTGCAAATGCGGTATCAGGGATGGTTCGGCGGTGGGATCAGTCATCATATGCCAACCCAGGTGAAGTTGGACAGTGAGGTAGGCAGTCGTTCCGAGCTGCAAGCGTTGTCCGCTAAACTTGAACAATCGGGTGGAGCCTTGTTCCCAGATGTGGCTTTCCAGCATATTTATCACGATGATATGCGCTTTGCTCCCTCTTCGGATGCGGCTCGGTTTGTCACAAAGGAGACAGCAGAACTGTATCCGTACAATCCTGCACTTAATCGCATGGATCAGAGTAGGGACAGCTATTATTTGCTCTCAGCAGCCAAGCTTCCTTATGTAGTGGGTGAGTTTGCCGACAAATACAATCAACTGGACCTCGGCGGATTATCTCTCCGTGATCTTGGGCAAGTTCTGACTTCCGATTACCGGGATAGCCGGGTGATTCATCGGGAGACGGCGAAGCACATTGTGAAGGAACAGCTGGGACAGCTGGAACAGTCCTATCCGAACTTGATGATATCTGCCGCAAATAGCTACGCTTGGGGGAGTGCACAACATGTTGTGAATGTACCCGCAGGGTCAAGTCGGTTCAATATTACCGATGAAGAAGTTCCTTTTTATGCGATGGTTATTCATGGATACATGAACTATGCTGCATCTCCGATGAACACGTCGGGGGATCAGGATCTCCGCAAACAATTGCTGCGCAGCCTGGAGCTTGGCGCAGCTCCGTATTTTCAATGGACCTATGAACCATCATCCAGGCTGAAGCTGACGAATTATGATTCGGCCTACGCGACGGAGTATAGCTATTGGGTGGATGACGCTGTTGCCTTGTATAAGCAGGCCAATGAAGTGCTGGGAGAACTGGAGAATGAGCGGATCCTGAAGCATGAACGCATCCAGGATGGCGTGGTCCGGATCACTTATACGGGCGGTACATCCATTCTTGTGAATTACAATGTGGATTCAGTTACTGTTGGTGGAACAACAGTTGGCGGGACGGACTATGTGGTGGAAGGAGTGAGCCGATGA
- a CDS encoding DUF1349 domain-containing protein, protein MTNLFEHCSGQTLSANLGWLNEPTDWSIEDGKVTITVSPISDFFIDPGGEPVKASAPFLHTIVKGDFSIVTQVQVDMKEQYDSGCLMVRVDDTNWAKVCFEYFEEQPSILSVVTRVNSDDCVSAPVDVNKPYLRVARAGNSFAFHYSQDGEKWKLVRYFGLDCPEEIKVGIVAQSPIGQGTTVTFTDVQLQHGVTGSVRRVK, encoded by the coding sequence ATGACGAATCTATTCGAACATTGTTCAGGTCAAACATTATCCGCTAACCTGGGATGGCTGAACGAGCCAACAGATTGGTCCATTGAAGACGGCAAAGTAACGATAACCGTTTCGCCGATCAGTGACTTTTTCATTGATCCGGGAGGTGAGCCGGTGAAAGCTTCAGCTCCATTTTTACATACGATAGTCAAGGGAGATTTCAGCATCGTCACTCAAGTACAGGTGGATATGAAAGAACAGTATGATTCGGGCTGCCTGATGGTGAGGGTGGACGATACGAATTGGGCTAAAGTCTGCTTTGAGTATTTTGAAGAACAGCCGTCTATTCTTAGTGTTGTTACTCGTGTTAACTCGGATGATTGTGTATCAGCACCTGTAGACGTTAATAAGCCTTATTTACGTGTAGCCCGGGCAGGCAACAGCTTTGCTTTCCATTATTCTCAAGATGGAGAGAAGTGGAAGCTGGTTCGTTATTTCGGACTCGACTGCCCGGAAGAGATCAAAGTTGGCATTGTGGCCCAATCCCCCATTGGGCAAGGGACCACGGTTACTTTTACAGACGTACAGCTTCAGCATGGAGTGACCGGAAGTGTTCGCCGGGTAAAATAA
- a CDS encoding carbohydrate ABC transporter permease, which produces MAASGTDRMVVVPKQNYHMQRVRNKTSDLLYSIFRYALVIGISFIILYPLFLKVSVAFKDKQDIYNPTIYMIPQHFTLDNIRLAAQVMDFLPLLANTLLFVTITTLLTAISCALAGYGFARFTFPGSNVLFILVILTILVPTSTLMVPMYLHFRSFDFMGIIQLFTGENGINLLNTYWPSMITAATAGGLKAGLFIYIFRQFFKGMPKEIEEAALIDGAGGFKTFARIMLPNAISPLITVILFSFVWQYNDTFYSALFMSESPLISLKVASLPAQANQLIPQLMGFGSNSGIKADPNYVAMIVDTGILLAIAPLIILYLFVQRYFVESIERSGVVG; this is translated from the coding sequence ATGGCTGCGTCAGGAACAGATCGCATGGTGGTGGTTCCCAAACAGAATTACCACATGCAGCGGGTACGAAACAAGACATCGGACCTTCTCTATTCCATTTTCAGATATGCACTGGTCATCGGCATTTCATTTATTATTTTATATCCGTTATTTCTCAAAGTTTCAGTCGCGTTTAAGGATAAGCAGGATATCTACAATCCGACGATCTATATGATTCCTCAGCATTTTACACTGGATAACATCCGGCTTGCAGCCCAAGTGATGGATTTTCTCCCCTTGCTGGCGAACACCTTACTCTTTGTTACCATCACAACGCTTCTGACAGCCATATCCTGTGCACTTGCTGGATACGGCTTCGCCCGGTTCACGTTTCCGGGTAGCAATGTGCTATTCATCCTGGTGATTCTGACTATTCTGGTGCCGACAAGTACGCTTATGGTACCGATGTATCTGCATTTCCGCAGCTTCGACTTTATGGGCATCATCCAGTTGTTCACGGGGGAAAACGGGATTAACCTGCTCAATACGTACTGGCCTTCAATGATTACGGCTGCTACGGCAGGAGGGCTGAAGGCGGGGCTATTCATCTATATCTTCCGGCAGTTTTTCAAGGGGATGCCAAAGGAAATCGAAGAGGCTGCACTGATTGATGGCGCAGGTGGATTCAAAACCTTTGCCCGAATCATGCTGCCCAATGCAATCTCGCCGTTGATTACGGTTATTCTGTTTTCGTTTGTATGGCAGTATAACGATACCTTCTATTCGGCATTATTCATGAGTGAAAGTCCACTGATCTCGCTGAAAGTGGCTTCCTTACCTGCTCAGGCGAACCAGTTGATTCCGCAGCTGATGGGCTTTGGCTCGAACTCGGGCATCAAGGCCGATCCAAACTATGTGGCGATGATTGTCGATACAGGCATTTTGCTGGCTATTGCACCCCTGATTATTTTGTATCTGTTTGTGCAACGTTATTTCGTGGAGAGTATTGAACGTTCTGGTGTAGTGGGTTAA
- a CDS encoding glycosyl hydrolase, whose protein sequence is MTVREISRVPVNKAATPEAKELMAFLVERYQKGMLSGQQDYSNLNWINENTGRKPAVIGFDLMEYSPSRTERGAVSQEIRDAIDWHKQGGIVTLCWHWNAPTDLIDEPGKEWWRGFYTDATTYDLASAIADTESEAYQLLIRDIDVIATHLQELKDAGVPVLFRPLHEAEGGWFWWGAKGPESAKQLYCLLYDRLVQEHQLHNLIWVWNSEKPEWYPGDDIVDIVSVDVYPEAGDHSPLAARYTDLRELVKDSKIIALAENGSIPDPKQMKEQDVHWSWFCTWTGGFLRDGTHNELTFLKELYHSKEVITLDQLPKWSWL, encoded by the coding sequence ATGACAGTGCGTGAGATCAGCAGAGTTCCGGTGAATAAAGCAGCGACTCCCGAAGCAAAAGAACTGATGGCGTTCCTGGTAGAGCGTTATCAAAAAGGGATGTTGTCAGGCCAGCAGGATTATAGCAATCTAAACTGGATTAATGAAAATACAGGCCGGAAACCAGCTGTGATTGGCTTTGATCTCATGGAATATTCGCCATCAAGAACAGAGCGCGGTGCGGTCTCCCAAGAGATTCGGGATGCGATAGACTGGCACAAACAAGGCGGGATCGTGACATTATGCTGGCACTGGAACGCACCGACGGATCTGATCGATGAACCGGGTAAAGAGTGGTGGCGGGGGTTCTATACGGACGCGACAACCTATGATCTTGCCTCCGCGATAGCTGATACTGAATCGGAAGCATATCAGTTATTGATTCGGGATATCGATGTTATTGCTACACATTTGCAAGAGTTGAAGGATGCTGGTGTGCCTGTATTATTCCGACCACTTCATGAAGCAGAAGGTGGGTGGTTCTGGTGGGGAGCGAAAGGCCCCGAATCTGCCAAACAGTTATATTGTTTGTTGTATGATCGATTGGTTCAAGAACATCAGCTGCACAATCTTATCTGGGTCTGGAACTCGGAAAAACCGGAATGGTATCCGGGTGATGATATCGTGGATATTGTGAGTGTAGATGTATACCCGGAAGCGGGAGATCACAGCCCGCTGGCGGCACGTTACACCGACCTGCGAGAGCTTGTGAAGGATAGTAAAATCATTGCACTGGCCGAGAACGGCTCCATCCCTGATCCTAAGCAGATGAAGGAGCAGGATGTACACTGGAGTTGGTTCTGTACCTGGACAGGTGGATTCCTGAGAGACGGGACACATAATGAACTAACGTTTTTGAAGGAATTGTACCATAGCAAAGAGGTCATTACGCTCGATCAGTTACCGAAGTGGAGTTGGTTATAA
- a CDS encoding NHL repeat-containing protein, producing MARTVKRWLVLLAAVSLLLVNAVPAAASPAPYESYNYNYWKEAVPSPDAYLPERTLSGRDLGISEFKDPGDVNVSPSGLIYILDSGNSRIVVLDPDFKLLRVIDGFMMEGSKETFNLPGGLFVDEQERIYVADTGNGRVVVLNGEGTLIQTITKPESDILSTQFQFQPLKLTVDHVGRVYVVAQGVYEGIMQFDESGKFIGYVGTNKVERDYGEYIWRMLSTKAQRAQMVLFVPTEFSNADIDHKGFVYATNIDPGSNEPIKRLNPSGEDVLKRFGYVDVKGDIRFRNNPGPSKLIDVKVLGNGMYSVLDATQNRVFTYDDEGHLLYIYGGKGNQVGTLKTPVAIEQSGERHLVLDRGKNNLVVYEPTRFGSRVNEAVALHYRGEDTEAVNIWREVLKLNANYDIAYIGIGKSLLMEKKNEEALGYFELGMDRKSYSVAFKRHRREMMKEHFGTFLTAAIALIFILILTRVAVKWRRRRQVDREAGFH from the coding sequence ATGGCACGCACAGTGAAAAGATGGCTTGTTCTTCTGGCGGCAGTATCTCTGCTGCTGGTGAATGCCGTGCCTGCGGCGGCCTCCCCGGCGCCGTATGAGAGTTACAACTACAACTATTGGAAAGAGGCTGTTCCCTCACCGGATGCCTATCTGCCCGAGCGTACCCTATCAGGTCGTGACCTCGGCATTAGTGAGTTCAAAGACCCCGGTGATGTGAACGTTTCTCCCTCCGGGTTGATCTACATTTTGGATAGCGGCAACAGCCGAATTGTCGTATTGGACCCAGACTTTAAGCTGCTGCGCGTGATCGATGGATTCATGATGGAGGGCAGCAAGGAGACCTTTAACCTTCCAGGTGGATTGTTTGTAGATGAGCAAGAACGCATATACGTCGCCGATACGGGCAACGGTCGTGTGGTAGTCCTGAATGGAGAGGGGACGCTGATTCAAACCATTACGAAGCCCGAGTCGGATATCCTGTCGACCCAATTTCAGTTCCAGCCTTTGAAGCTGACGGTTGACCATGTGGGCCGGGTGTACGTTGTGGCACAGGGGGTCTACGAGGGCATTATGCAGTTTGACGAGAGTGGGAAGTTTATCGGATACGTCGGTACGAACAAAGTGGAACGGGACTACGGCGAATATATCTGGCGCATGTTATCGACCAAAGCCCAGCGTGCACAGATGGTCCTGTTTGTCCCAACGGAGTTCTCCAATGCGGATATCGACCACAAAGGATTTGTGTATGCGACGAATATTGATCCTGGCTCGAATGAACCGATCAAACGTCTCAACCCGTCTGGCGAAGATGTACTGAAACGGTTTGGTTATGTTGACGTCAAAGGTGATATCCGGTTTCGCAACAATCCCGGTCCATCCAAGCTTATCGATGTGAAAGTGCTGGGTAATGGCATGTACAGTGTACTGGATGCGACACAAAATCGGGTGTTCACATACGACGATGAAGGGCATCTGCTCTACATATACGGTGGCAAAGGAAATCAGGTGGGTACCCTCAAAACGCCTGTTGCGATTGAACAATCCGGTGAGCGCCACTTGGTTCTGGATCGGGGCAAGAACAATCTTGTCGTCTATGAGCCAACCCGTTTTGGTTCCCGTGTGAACGAAGCGGTGGCACTCCACTATCGCGGAGAGGACACGGAGGCCGTGAATATTTGGAGAGAAGTGCTGAAGCTGAATGCCAACTATGACATCGCCTATATTGGTATTGGCAAGTCCTTATTAATGGAGAAGAAAAACGAGGAAGCGCTGGGTTACTTCGAACTTGGGATGGACCGCAAAAGTTATTCTGTCGCGTTCAAGAGGCACCGGCGGGAGATGATGAAGGAACACTTCGGTACATTCCTGACCGCTGCGATCGCGCTGATTTTCATTCTGATCCTGACCCGAGTGGCGGTTAAATGGAGACGGAGGAGGCAGGTTGATCGTGAAGCAGGATTTCATTAA
- a CDS encoding AraC family transcriptional regulator — protein sequence MNWINALQVAIQYMEDHLLENMTMEQIAAQAHISPFHFQRTFALLTDVTVAEYIKRRRLTLAAHELLQSDHKIIDLAFKYGYDTPESFSKAFRRQHGIAPSEARKNSNAVQSYNRLVIQVSLQGAEPMKYKIVEHPEFTLVGVEQTFSYLDGEHLQGIGKMWQEAWTSGTEDRLFELNNGAIPGLLGVVVDQSEIQEKQMQYWIATTYDGKVPEGLSSFTMPASKWSVFEVEGPMPESMQLLWKRIISEWFPSNPYEHAYMPELEVYPGPNQPPQIWIPIK from the coding sequence ATGAACTGGATCAACGCATTACAGGTCGCTATTCAATATATGGAAGACCACTTGCTCGAAAATATGACGATGGAGCAGATTGCAGCGCAGGCCCATATCTCTCCTTTTCACTTTCAACGTACCTTTGCCTTATTAACTGATGTTACTGTAGCTGAGTACATAAAACGCAGACGATTGACACTGGCGGCACATGAGCTTCTGCAAAGTGATCACAAAATCATTGATCTGGCGTTTAAATACGGTTACGACACACCGGAATCTTTCTCTAAAGCATTTCGTAGACAACATGGGATCGCACCCAGTGAGGCTCGTAAAAATAGTAACGCTGTCCAATCGTATAATCGTCTGGTGATTCAAGTGAGTCTACAAGGAGCAGAGCCGATGAAATATAAAATTGTTGAACATCCCGAATTTACGTTGGTCGGAGTAGAGCAAACTTTCTCATATTTAGATGGAGAACATCTGCAAGGCATCGGGAAGATGTGGCAGGAAGCGTGGACGAGTGGTACAGAGGATCGTTTGTTTGAACTGAACAATGGGGCTATTCCGGGGTTACTCGGTGTCGTTGTGGATCAGAGTGAAATTCAGGAGAAACAGATGCAGTACTGGATTGCTACGACTTACGATGGTAAAGTCCCGGAAGGATTATCAAGCTTCACCATGCCTGCTTCTAAATGGAGTGTATTTGAAGTAGAAGGCCCGATGCCCGAGAGTATGCAGCTTCTGTGGAAACGGATTATTTCGGAATGGTTTCCATCCAACCCTTATGAGCACGCATATATGCCGGAGCTGGAAGTATACCCGGGGCCCAATCAACCGCCACAAATCTGGATACCGATTAAATAA
- a CDS encoding sugar ABC transporter permease — MRTIRLSLKSRRALLGLAFISPWLIGFIFLFATPLLQSIRFSLSNLSVAPGGYVLEYVGFKNFKDALLVDATFNRILVDSVGAMLLNVPMILFFSLFTATLLNQKFRGRTMARAIFFLPVILASSAVAAAESAGLINLMGDASAVDASADGGASFNVVSIVRMLADVGLPMAYVDYIVEAIMRIYEIISSSGVQILIFLAALQSVPGSMYEVAKIEGATAYESFWKITFPMVSPLILTNVIYTIIDSFAGSPVTQAIYQTAFKTQNFGLSSAMSWLYTLVIGLVLIVVGWVLSRRVHYN, encoded by the coding sequence ATGAGAACCATTCGATTATCGCTGAAGTCACGGAGAGCGCTGCTTGGACTTGCCTTTATATCGCCGTGGCTGATCGGCTTCATCTTCCTCTTTGCCACGCCACTCCTGCAATCCATCCGGTTCAGCCTGAGTAACCTGTCTGTTGCTCCGGGCGGATACGTCCTGGAATACGTTGGATTTAAAAATTTTAAGGATGCGCTTCTGGTTGACGCGACGTTCAACCGGATTCTGGTTGACTCGGTTGGAGCAATGCTGCTGAATGTGCCGATGATACTGTTTTTCAGTCTGTTCACGGCGACACTGCTTAACCAGAAGTTCAGAGGCAGAACGATGGCGCGTGCAATCTTTTTCTTGCCGGTTATTCTGGCTTCAAGTGCAGTCGCAGCAGCTGAGTCTGCGGGATTAATCAATCTGATGGGAGATGCAAGTGCGGTCGATGCATCTGCCGATGGCGGGGCTTCGTTCAACGTGGTGTCCATTGTGCGTATGCTGGCCGATGTGGGATTGCCGATGGCCTATGTGGATTACATTGTAGAAGCCATCATGCGGATCTATGAGATTATTAGCAGCTCTGGTGTCCAGATTCTGATCTTCCTCGCCGCGCTGCAATCGGTGCCGGGATCGATGTACGAGGTTGCCAAGATCGAAGGGGCGACAGCCTACGAATCATTCTGGAAAATTACATTTCCTATGGTCAGTCCGTTGATTCTGACAAATGTCATCTATACCATTATTGATTCATTTGCCGGAAGTCCGGTCACACAAGCTATCTATCAGACCGCATTCAAAACCCAGAATTTTGGCTTAAGCTCGGCGATGTCCTGGTTATATACCTTGGTGATTGGACTTGTACTGATCGTAGTGGGCTGGGTGTTGTCACGGCGGGTTCATTACAACTGA